A part of Onthophagus taurus isolate NC chromosome 7, IU_Otau_3.0, whole genome shotgun sequence genomic DNA contains:
- the LOC111420980 gene encoding uncharacterized protein translates to MCQKSSENHQKFQLNKEAKKFLDVLICEGGKSRCDETSEVFRSGMKIPEFYDKEKFKRGQQFFHRNIFAMLFGKFLGLISDLTLISSQKILEHTNQSNEPKTAFKRYVSTIFSMYTWYTYDLIPGSKSWESLKRIRTIHNFASLKCHKNQIGEIAQYHMALAQFGFMGLIVSKSEKIGIFPNQEEMDGFIHFWRVIGHMLGIEEKYNICRETFKETKEICDEIIAEIISPALNEWDESFLKMTRALIEGMWSMMPVLQFKVFLNLLYLLINNNNQDKDVEILQMNYFEKCLLKFLQTFIFLLKFELLRKFMRNFILL, encoded by the exons ATGTGTCAAAAAAGTAgtgaaaatcatcaaaaatttcagttaaataaagaagcaaaaaaatttCTGGATGTTTTGATTTGTGAAGGTGGAAAAAGCCGGTGCGATGAAACTTCGGAAGTTTTTCGAAGTGGAATGAAGATTCctgaattttatgataaagaaaaatttaaaag aggacaacaattttttcaccGAAACATATTCGCGATGCTTTTCGGAAAATTTCTCGGCTTAATCTCAGATCTCACTTTAATATcatctcaaaaaattttggaacACACCAATCAAtctaatgaaccaaaaacAGCTTTTAAACGTTACGTTTCAACCATTTTTAGTATGTACACTTGGTATACATACGATTTAATACCTGGTTCAAa atcTTGGGAATCATTAAAACGTATAAGAACAATTCACAATTTCGCtagtttaaaatgtcataaaaatcaaattgggGAAATCGCTCAATATCACATGGCTTTAGCACAATTTGGTTTCATGGGATTAATCGTATCGAAAAGTGAGAAAATTGGGATTTTTCCAAATCAAGAAGAAATGGATggttttatacatttttggaGGGTTATTGGTCATATGCTTGGGATCGAAGAAAAATACAACATTTGTCGTGAAACGTTTAAAGAGACGAAAGAAATTTGCGATGAGATAATCGCAGAAATTATTTCACCAGCTCTAAATGAATGGGACGAAAGCTTTTTGAAGATGACCCGAGCTTTAATTGAAGGAATGTGGTCGATGATGCCGGTTTTAcagtttaaagtatttttaaatttgctttatctgttaattaataataacaatcaaGATAAAGATGTTGAGATTTTACAAATgaactattttgagaaatgtttattaaaatttcttcaaacatttatttttttgttaaaatttgaattactCAGAAAGTTTATGAGGAACTTTAt cTTATTATAA